One Lentimicrobiaceae bacterium genomic window, ATTCTACCTTAAACTCCCTTTTGAGACGATCAACAAGAATATCAAGGTGTAATTCGCCCATACCACTGATTACGGTTTGTCCAGTTTCTTCGTCCACTTTTACGTTGAAAGTAGGATCTTCTTCGGCAAGTTTGTTAAGAGCTAAGGATAATTTATCAACATCATCCTGGGTTTTGGGTTCAACGGCTACGGAAATTACAGGTTCAGGGAACGATATTTTTCCCAAAATTATGGGATGTTTCTCGCTGGAAAGTGAATCTCCAGTACGAATATCTTTAAAACCCACAGCAGCACCTATATCTCCTGCTTCAATGCGTTCGAGGGGATTCTGTTTGTTGGCATGCATTTGCAGAATGCGCGAAATGCGTTCTTTTTTTCCTGTAGTTACGTTTAACACGTAAGAACCGGAGTTTAAACTACCAGAATAAACCCGGAAATAGGCAATGCGACCCACAAAAGGATCGGTTGCTATTTTGAAAGCCAATGCACTGAATGGTTCATTTTCATCGGCTTTTCTTATTTCTTCTTTTTCAGTTTGTGGATTAATTCCTGTTACAGGAGGAATGTCACCGGGTGAAGGCAAATAACGAACAATTGCATCAAGCAAAGTTTGTACTCCTTTGTTTTTAAACGAAGCACCACAAATTACCGGGGTGATACGCATTTCAAGAGTTGCTTTGCGTACAGCGGCGATAATTTCTTCTTCCGAAAGAGAATTATGGTCGTTGATGAATTTTTCAAATAAATGTTCACTTTCTTCTGCAACTCCTTCTATCAAAAGGGTTCTGTATTCTTCAGCCGTTTTTTTTAAGTCCTTGGGGATTTCTGTTTCATAATAATCAGCTCCGAGTGTGGATTCATCCCACAATAAGGCTTTATTGCTGATAAGATCAACAACACCACAAAAAGTGTCTTCGCTTCCAATAGGGATTTGAAGGGGAACAGGGTTTGCACCCAGTTTTTCTTTAATTTCGTTAACAACATTGAAAAAGTCGGCACCGGCACGGTCCATTTTGTTGACAAAACTTATTCTGGGAACGTTGTATTTGTCGGCTTGGTGCCAAACAGTTTCGCTTTGAGGTTCAACACCACCCACGGCACAGAAAAGAGCAACTGCTCCGTCGAGCACTCTTAGCGAGCGTTCCACTTCCACAGTAAAGTCTACATGTCCGGGTGTGTCAATAATATTTATTTTATAGGCTTGGTTATGGTGATTCCAGAATACAGTGGTGGCAGCAGAGGTAATGGTAATTCCGCGCTCTTGTTCCTGAGGCATCCAGTCCATTGTGGCTGTACCTTCGTGCACCTCACCCATTTTATAGTTAACGCCGGTATAATACAATATACGCTCAGTAGTTGTGGTTTTACCCGCATCTATGTGAGCCATAATGCCGATGTTGCGCGTATATGTGAGTTTTTCGCTCATCGTAGTTTTACCGGAGTTTTTTTATTGTTAAAATCTAAAGTGTGAAAATGCTTTATTGGCTTCTGCCATACGGTGGGTATCTTCTTTCTTTTTAAAAGCGGCACCCTCTTCTTTATAAGCAGCTACGATTTCGGAAGCCAGTTTTTGCCCCATGCTTTTTTCATGGCGTTTGCGTGCAAAGCCAATCAGGTTTTTCATACCGATGGACATTTTACGTCCCGGGCGAATTTCGGAAGGAATCTGGAAAGTAGCTCCTCCTATCCTGCGGCTACGTACTTCTACGTTAGGAGTAACATTCGACAAAGCTTTTTTCCAAACGTCCAGCCCGTCTTCTTTTGTTTTATCAGAAACAATTTCTATGGCTTCATAAAAAACATCGTAAGCAATGCTTTTTTTCC contains:
- the fusA gene encoding elongation factor G produces the protein MSEKLTYTRNIGIMAHIDAGKTTTTERILYYTGVNYKMGEVHEGTATMDWMPQEQERGITITSAATTVFWNHHNQAYKINIIDTPGHVDFTVEVERSLRVLDGAVALFCAVGGVEPQSETVWHQADKYNVPRISFVNKMDRAGADFFNVVNEIKEKLGANPVPLQIPIGSEDTFCGVVDLISNKALLWDESTLGADYYETEIPKDLKKTAEEYRTLLIEGVAEESEHLFEKFINDHNSLSEEEIIAAVRKATLEMRITPVICGASFKNKGVQTLLDAIVRYLPSPGDIPPVTGINPQTEKEEIRKADENEPFSALAFKIATDPFVGRIAYFRVYSGSLNSGSYVLNVTTGKKERISRILQMHANKQNPLERIEAGDIGAAVGFKDIRTGDSLSSEKHPIILGKISFPEPVISVAVEPKTQDDVDKLSLALNKLAEEDPTFNVKVDEETGQTVISGMGELHLDILVDRLKREFKVECNQGSPQVAYKEAITGTVEHREIYKKQTGGRGKFADIQFVISPADQGIKGLQFINEVRGGNIPKEYIPAIEKGFKTAMLNGVLAGYALDSLKVKLIDGSFHAVDSDSLSFEICAQLAFRNACRKAGTVLLEPIMKLEVTTPEIYIGDVTGDINKRRGHLENVHSNKIGFQIVKAKVPLSEMFGYVTTLRSMTSGRGNSNLEFSHYSELPKELTEEVLMKIKGYIPVLA
- the rpsG gene encoding 30S ribosomal protein S7, encoding MRKSRPKKRIILPDPKFNDVLVTKFVNNIMFCGKKSIAYDVFYEAIEIVSDKTKEDGLDVWKKALSNVTPNVEVRSRRIGGATFQIPSEIRPGRKMSIGMKNLIGFARKRHEKSMGQKLASEIVAAYKEEGAAFKKKEDTHRMAEANKAFSHFRF